One segment of Syngnathus typhle isolate RoL2023-S1 ecotype Sweden linkage group LG9, RoL_Styp_1.0, whole genome shotgun sequence DNA contains the following:
- the ndp gene encoding norrin — MKPSITVVPPSGLLLVLMCCPLLGLVQSASSNKVSDNGRPTHLSDSDPQRCMRHHFVETISHPIYKCNSKMVLLARCEGHCGPTTRSDPLISFSSVLKQPFKSTCSCCRPHTSKLKAVRLRCAGGTRITATYRYILACNCEECS; from the exons ATGAAACCTTCAATCACTGTGGTCCCGCCCTCCGGCCTTCTGCTGGTCCTTATgtgctgccccctgctgggctTAGTGCAGTCCGCCAGCAGCAACAAGGTCAGCGACAATGGACGCCCCACTCACTTGAGCGATTCGGACCCGCAGCGCTGCATGAGGCATCACTTTGTTGAGACAATCAGCCACCCCATTTATAAGTGCAACTCAAAG ATGGTGCTCCTGGCACGCTGCGAGGGCCACTGCGGCCCAACGACCCGCTCGGACCCGCTCATCTCCTTCAGCTCGGTGCTCAAGCAGCCCTTCAAGAGTACTTGCTCCTGCTGCCGCCCACATACATCCAAACTCAAGGCTGTGCGCCTGCGCTGCGCCGGTGGAACTCGCATCACCGCCACGTACCGGTACATTCTGGCCTGCAACTGTGAGGAGTGCAGCTGA